DNA from Solidesulfovibrio fructosivorans JJ]:
GACGGCTTGCCGTCGGGGAAAACGACCCAGGGAGGAAGGGGGGGCCGGGGGGCCCATGGCCCCCCCGGCCGCCGGAGGCATCTTTTCTTCATCTTTACCTTTCAAATAAACACGTGGCGCAGTTCCATGTCGGGCAGGATGCAGGCGGTGAGCGCGCGGCCCCAGGCCGCGCCGGTATCCAGGCCGATCTTGCCCGGCGCGACGAGGGGGGTGCGGGCGGTGGTATGGCCGAAGACCACGGTCAGGCCGCGCGGCACGGGGCCGGAGAGAAACGCGCCCCGCACCGAGAGCATGCAGTCGGTGGGGCATTCCTCGGGCGGCAGTCCGCCGGGCAACCCGGCGTGGACGAAGAGCATGTCGCCGATGCGCGCGTAGGGCACGAGGGCGCGCAGAAACGCCTGGTGTTCGGGCGGCAGGAAGGAAAGGCCGATCAGCGATGCGGCCGGCGGATCGCCGTAGCAGCGCAGGGTGGTTTCGATGCCGAGCCCGCGAAGGAGCCGCAAATCCTCGGGTTCGCCCTCGTCGGCGTACCGGAGAAGTGTTTCCTCATGGTTGCCCAGGCAAAAAACCGCGCCCGGGTCCTGCCGGGCGATATCGGTCAGCAGATCCAGCACGCCCCGGGTGTCCGGTCCCCGGTTGATGTAATCCCCTAAAAAAATAAGACGATCCGTACCCGGCCGGTACGGCAGATCGTCGAGCAGCCGGCGCAGCGCATCGGCCTGGCCGTGGATGTCGCCCACGGCAATAAGCCGCGCGTCATCGGCCGGCGGCATGTCGTTTCCTTCACCCATGCGTGGGGGTCCTCCCGGCGCGACGGTTTCGCGCCCAAGCGACCTGTAAGCGCTTGCGCCCGGGACGGCAAATGCCCCCTTTGCCCCGAGGGGGTGCCGACAGCGGCAGGATTGGGCAACTTCTTTGCAGAAATGGACATGTTTCCCCCCACATCCGATGCTTATAGTGCCACGGTCGACCGGTTTGGCCGATAGGAGGGACAATGACCAAGACTGTGGGAAAAAACGCCGGCCGCGCTTTGGCCCCGGAGCTGGGCGGAAATACGGTGCTGCTC
Protein-coding regions in this window:
- a CDS encoding metallophosphoesterase family protein translates to MGEGNDMPPADDARLIAVGDIHGQADALRRLLDDLPYRPGTDRLIFLGDYINRGPDTRGVLDLLTDIARQDPGAVFCLGNHEETLLRYADEGEPEDLRLLRGLGIETTLRCYGDPPAASLIGLSFLPPEHQAFLRALVPYARIGDMLFVHAGLPGGLPPEECPTDCMLSVRGAFLSGPVPRGLTVVFGHTTARTPLVAPGKIGLDTGAAWGRALTACILPDMELRHVFI